One part of the Paramormyrops kingsleyae isolate MSU_618 chromosome 2, PKINGS_0.4, whole genome shotgun sequence genome encodes these proteins:
- the cep78 gene encoding centrosomal protein of 78 kDa isoform X2: MKCSDSPENTTMLDAAQTRRRGALDFEACYDSACALQDSVPLPAVKANLGQGVLDFCGDRLKLIDWAPILQSLAINKHLHHVAIRSRYQLTSADADRYRSSFRKWIPAFRSKDMTFRLCKSLRDCLTVSPSLRSLQLQGLPLRPRDLILLTKGIAKSAALENLSLASCPIGDEGLEAICQSVKYSTSIKTVDFTGCNLTWRGAEHMAAIIKHQAMRRHSVAWAESLRYRKPELDGMSGLRRVTLSCNTLIGDRGAAVLAQELEEDFWVKAVDLQKCGLSNVGAKALLGALKSNTTLAVLDIRRNPLVDNGLIKAVIEKVLLNTEGTASQYSWIKPPSPKDALNPTGQRQTRMPGNVVRGRANVKIGSLRTSVSGGRRSSAPLSSRVGSGEHVPWRAAARANRQRGDPQDFPAPGKHSCQDASTVKITVETESEEAESEEAESLIEAPGLVPQQKITVLHHKRLQVELEECRLRLAEERKARVKADALLTELELENKRLRSINLSLSEALHSQPSGASTLEDEAMLDSIEASFQKFHAFLDLLKDAGLGQLASMAGIDQADFRQLARPSLTSTLGIVGAQKALDRLGLVSSTGELSATSGHPPRSPVVGDFLQHVAPEESSDLRNTWHTFIVEERGKQSVPSSLWPVARLESHDLHGSGSYGNGSCDNRSHKETSSQSNSSKRSESLGCRTSGGKLSRARLPNPNGRPASGSELLDNIHSLGSL; encoded by the exons ATGAAATGTTCAGATTCACCCGAAAA CACCACCATGTTAGATGCGGCACAGACCCGGCGCAGGGGAGCCCTGGACTTCGAGGCTTGCTATGACTCCGCCTGCGCTTTGCAGGACAGCGTCCCGCTTCCAGCTGTCAAGGCAAACCTGGGACAGGGCGTGCTGGACTTCTGCGGGGATCGCCTAAAGCTGATCGACTGGGCGCCCATACTGCAGTCACTGGCCATCAATAAGCACCTGCACCACGTGGCCATCAGAAGTCGCTATCAGCTCACTTCTGCAGACGCTG ACAGATACAGGTCATCCTTCAGGAAGTGGATCCCCGCCTTTCGTTCCAAAGACATGACGTTTAGACTGTGCAAGTCTCTCCGGGACTGTCTGACCGTCTCGCCGAGTCTGCGAAGCCTCCAGCTTCAGGGCCTTCCTCTGAGGCCCCGAGATCTCATCCTGCTCACGAAG GGTATAGCAAAAAGTGCAGCTTTGGAAAACCTCTCCCTGGCATCCTGCCCCATAGGTGACGAGGGACTGGAGG CGATATGCCAAAGTGTGAAGTACTCCACCTCAATCAAGACGGTGGATTTCACAGGCTGCAATCTGACCTGGCGAGGAGCAGAACACATGGCCGCCATCATTAAG CACCAGGCCATGAGGCGACATAGTGTGGCTTGGGCAGAGAGTCTGCGCTATAGGAAGCCGGAGCTGGACGGTATGAGTGGGCTCCGCAGGGTCACTCTGAGCTGCAACACCCTGATCGGAGATAGAGGAGCTGCGGTTCTCGCTCAGGAACTAGAAGAAGACTtctgggtcaaag CTGTGGACCTTCAGAAATGTGGTCTTTCCAATGTGGGTGCCAAGGCCCTATTGGGAGCCCTGAAGTCCAACACTACTCTTGCTGTTCTAGATATTCGGAGGAACCCTCTCGTGG ATAATGGCCTCATTAAGGCAGTGATCGAAAAGGTTCTCCTGAACACCGAGGGAACTGCGTCTCAG TACTCGTGGATCAAGCCTCCGTCTCCCAAGGACGCTCTGAATCCCACAGGTCAGAGGCAGACCAGGATGCCAGGAAATGTAGTTCGAGGAAGAGCAAATGTTAAAATAG GCTCGCTGAGGACATCCGTGAGCGGTGGGAGGAGATCCAGCGCCCCCCTCTCATCACGTGTAGGTTCAGGCGAGCACGTCCCTTGGCGCGCAGCTGCACGGGCCAATCGACAGCG GGGGGACCCTCAGGACTTCCCTGCTCCAGGGAAACATTCCTGCCag gatGCCAGCACCGTGAAAATTACCGTGGAAACAGAGTCTGAAGAAGCAGAATCGGAGGAAGCAGAGAGTTTGATAGAAGCCCCTGGTTTGGTCCCCCAGCAGAAGATCACAGTGCTCCACCATAAAAGACTGCAG gtggagctggaggagtgtCGGCTTCGATTGGCAGAGGAACGGAAAGCGAGAGTCAAAGCGGATGCCCTCCTCACTGAG CTGGAGCTGGAGAACAAGCGGCTGAGGAGCATTAACCTGTCCCTGTCGGAGGCCCTACACTCCCAGCCCTCGGGGGCCAGCACCCTGGAGGACGAAGCAATGCTGGACAGCATTGAGGCGTCCTTCCAGAAGTTCCATGCCTTCCTGGACCTGCTGAAGGACGCTGG GCTTGGACAGCTGGCCTCCATGGCAGGGATTGACCAGGCGGATTTTAGGCAGCTGGCCAGACCCAGTCTCACCTCCACACTGGGGATAGTGGGTGCGCAAAAGGCACTGGACCGCCTCGGTTTAGTGTCCTCA ACAGGAGAGCTGTCCGCCACGTCAGGACACCCGCCCAGAAGCCCTGTTGTGGGGGACTTCCTGCAGCATGTAGCCCCTGAGGAATCCAGTGACCTGAGGAACACCTGGCACACTTTCATCGTGGAGGAGCGAGGGAAACAGAGTGTTCCATCTTCCCTCTGGCCCGTAGCCCGACTGGAGTCACATGACTTGCATGGCAGCGGCTCATATGGTAACGGTTCCTGTGACAACAGATCCCACAAGGAAACTTCCAGCCAATCGAACTCCAGCAAGAGAAGTGAATCTCTGGGTTGTAGGACTTCTGGAGGGAAGCTGTCCAGGGCCCGCCTGCCTAACCCTAATGGGAGGCCGGCGTCTGGATCTGAGCTCCTGGACAACATCCACTCTCTTGGAAGCTTGTGA
- the psat1 gene encoding phosphoserine aminotransferase: MENKRAINFGAGPAKLPQSVLLEAQNELLNYNGIGISVLEMSHRSSDFGKIINNTESLLRELMNIPENYKVIFLQGGGSAQFSAVPLNLIGLKGDRCADYFVTGTWSAKAAKEAEKYGRINIVHPKMGSYTKVPSSWTLNPSASYVYYCSNETVHGVEYKSVPDTKGVVLVSDMSSNFLSRPVDVSKFGLIFAGAQKNVGCAGVTVVIVREDLLGKALKECPAVLDYGVQAANASLYNTPPCFSIYIMGLVLEWIKNNGGTAAMERLNKEKSGTIYDIINGSNGFYVCPVDESCRSCMNIPFRIGKKEGDEALEKKFLDGASKLGMISLKGHRSVGGIRASLYNAVTLEDVSALAAYMKQFLKEHQ, translated from the exons ATGGAAAATAAACGAGCGATAAATTTTGGCGCGGGACCCGCAAAACTCCCACAATCC GTACTTCTGGAGGCACAAAATGAGCTGCTGAATTACAATGGAATCGGGATTAGTGTTCTGG AAATGAGTCACCGGTCTTCAGACTTTGGAAAAATCATTAACAACACGGAAAGTCTTTTGCGCGAACTAAT GAACATACCGGAGAACTACAAGGTGATCTTTCTGCAGGGTGGGGGCTCTGCCCAGTTCAGTGCCGTGCCCCTCAACCTGATAGGTCTGAAGGGGGATCGCTGTGCTGATTATTTTGTCACAGGCACGTGGTCGGCCAAGGCGGCGAAGGAGGCAGAGAAGTATGGCAGGATTAACATTGTCCACCCTAAGATGGGCAGTTACACAA AGGTTCCCAGCAGCTGGACGCTGAATCCCTCAGCCTCTTACGTGTATTATTGCTCCAACGAAACAGTCCACGGGGTGGAGTACAAATCTGTCCCGGACACTAAAGGGGTCGTGCTTGTCAGTGACATGTCGTCCAACTTCCTGTCACGACCTGTCGACGTGTCAAAG TTTGGCCTGATCTTCGCTGGGGCTCAGAAGAACGTAGGCTGTGCTGGAGTAACCGTCGTCATCGTGAGAGAAGACCTCCTGGGAAAGGCGCTGAAGGAGTGCCCCGCCGTCTTGGACTACGGCGTTCAGGCCGCAAATGCCTCTCTGTACAACACCCCTCCCTGTTTCAG CATCTACATCATGGGTCTGGTTCTGGAGTGGATCAAGAACAATGGTGGAACTGCAGCTATGGAAAGGCTCAACAAGGAGAAATCAGGCACGATCTATGACATAATTAATGGATCCAATGGATTCTATGT GTGTCCGGTGGATGAGAGCTGCCGGAGCTGCATGAACATCCCGTTCCGTATCGGAAAGAAAGAGGGAGATGAAGCCCTGGAGAAGAAGTTCCTGGATGGGGCCTCCAAGTTGGGAATGATCTCCCTGAAAGGACACAG
- the cep78 gene encoding centrosomal protein of 78 kDa isoform X3: MLDAAQTRRRGALDFEACYDSACALQDSVPLPAVKANLGQGVLDFCGDRLKLIDWAPILQSLAINKHLHHVAIRSRYQLTSADAVDRYRSSFRKWIPAFRSKDMTFRLCKSLRDCLTVSPSLRSLQLQGLPLRPRDLILLTKGIAKSAALENLSLASCPIGDEGLEAICQSVKYSTSIKTVDFTGCNLTWRGAEHMAAIIKHQAMRRHSVAWAESLRYRKPELDGMSGLRRVTLSCNTLIGDRGAAVLAQELEEDFWVKAVDLQKCGLSNVGAKALLGALKSNTTLAVLDIRRNPLVDNGLIKAVIEKVLLNTEGTASQYSWIKPPSPKDALNPTGQRQTRMPGNVVRGRANVKIGSLRTSVSGGRRSSAPLSSRVGSGEHVPWRAAARANRQRGDPQDFPAPGKHSCQDASTVKITVETESEEAESEEAESLIEAPGLVPQQKITVLHHKRLQVELEECRLRLAEERKARVKADALLTELELENKRLRSINLSLSEALHSQPSGASTLEDEAMLDSIEASFQKFHAFLDLLKDAGLGQLASMAGIDQADFRQLARPSLTSTLGIVGAQKALDRLGLVSSTGELSATSGHPPRSPVVGDFLQHVAPEESSDLRNTWHTFIVEERGKQSVPSSLWPVARLESHDLHGSGSYGNGSCDNRSHKETSSQSNSSKRSESLGCRTSGGKLSRARLPNPNGRPASGSELLDNIHSLGSL; the protein is encoded by the exons ATGTTAGATGCGGCACAGACCCGGCGCAGGGGAGCCCTGGACTTCGAGGCTTGCTATGACTCCGCCTGCGCTTTGCAGGACAGCGTCCCGCTTCCAGCTGTCAAGGCAAACCTGGGACAGGGCGTGCTGGACTTCTGCGGGGATCGCCTAAAGCTGATCGACTGGGCGCCCATACTGCAGTCACTGGCCATCAATAAGCACCTGCACCACGTGGCCATCAGAAGTCGCTATCAGCTCACTTCTGCAGACGCTG TAGACAGATACAGGTCATCCTTCAGGAAGTGGATCCCCGCCTTTCGTTCCAAAGACATGACGTTTAGACTGTGCAAGTCTCTCCGGGACTGTCTGACCGTCTCGCCGAGTCTGCGAAGCCTCCAGCTTCAGGGCCTTCCTCTGAGGCCCCGAGATCTCATCCTGCTCACGAAG GGTATAGCAAAAAGTGCAGCTTTGGAAAACCTCTCCCTGGCATCCTGCCCCATAGGTGACGAGGGACTGGAGG CGATATGCCAAAGTGTGAAGTACTCCACCTCAATCAAGACGGTGGATTTCACAGGCTGCAATCTGACCTGGCGAGGAGCAGAACACATGGCCGCCATCATTAAG CACCAGGCCATGAGGCGACATAGTGTGGCTTGGGCAGAGAGTCTGCGCTATAGGAAGCCGGAGCTGGACGGTATGAGTGGGCTCCGCAGGGTCACTCTGAGCTGCAACACCCTGATCGGAGATAGAGGAGCTGCGGTTCTCGCTCAGGAACTAGAAGAAGACTtctgggtcaaag CTGTGGACCTTCAGAAATGTGGTCTTTCCAATGTGGGTGCCAAGGCCCTATTGGGAGCCCTGAAGTCCAACACTACTCTTGCTGTTCTAGATATTCGGAGGAACCCTCTCGTGG ATAATGGCCTCATTAAGGCAGTGATCGAAAAGGTTCTCCTGAACACCGAGGGAACTGCGTCTCAG TACTCGTGGATCAAGCCTCCGTCTCCCAAGGACGCTCTGAATCCCACAGGTCAGAGGCAGACCAGGATGCCAGGAAATGTAGTTCGAGGAAGAGCAAATGTTAAAATAG GCTCGCTGAGGACATCCGTGAGCGGTGGGAGGAGATCCAGCGCCCCCCTCTCATCACGTGTAGGTTCAGGCGAGCACGTCCCTTGGCGCGCAGCTGCACGGGCCAATCGACAGCG GGGGGACCCTCAGGACTTCCCTGCTCCAGGGAAACATTCCTGCCag gatGCCAGCACCGTGAAAATTACCGTGGAAACAGAGTCTGAAGAAGCAGAATCGGAGGAAGCAGAGAGTTTGATAGAAGCCCCTGGTTTGGTCCCCCAGCAGAAGATCACAGTGCTCCACCATAAAAGACTGCAG gtggagctggaggagtgtCGGCTTCGATTGGCAGAGGAACGGAAAGCGAGAGTCAAAGCGGATGCCCTCCTCACTGAG CTGGAGCTGGAGAACAAGCGGCTGAGGAGCATTAACCTGTCCCTGTCGGAGGCCCTACACTCCCAGCCCTCGGGGGCCAGCACCCTGGAGGACGAAGCAATGCTGGACAGCATTGAGGCGTCCTTCCAGAAGTTCCATGCCTTCCTGGACCTGCTGAAGGACGCTGG GCTTGGACAGCTGGCCTCCATGGCAGGGATTGACCAGGCGGATTTTAGGCAGCTGGCCAGACCCAGTCTCACCTCCACACTGGGGATAGTGGGTGCGCAAAAGGCACTGGACCGCCTCGGTTTAGTGTCCTCA ACAGGAGAGCTGTCCGCCACGTCAGGACACCCGCCCAGAAGCCCTGTTGTGGGGGACTTCCTGCAGCATGTAGCCCCTGAGGAATCCAGTGACCTGAGGAACACCTGGCACACTTTCATCGTGGAGGAGCGAGGGAAACAGAGTGTTCCATCTTCCCTCTGGCCCGTAGCCCGACTGGAGTCACATGACTTGCATGGCAGCGGCTCATATGGTAACGGTTCCTGTGACAACAGATCCCACAAGGAAACTTCCAGCCAATCGAACTCCAGCAAGAGAAGTGAATCTCTGGGTTGTAGGACTTCTGGAGGGAAGCTGTCCAGGGCCCGCCTGCCTAACCCTAATGGGAGGCCGGCGTCTGGATCTGAGCTCCTGGACAACATCCACTCTCTTGGAAGCTTGTGA
- the cep78 gene encoding centrosomal protein of 78 kDa isoform X1, protein MKCSDSPENTTMLDAAQTRRRGALDFEACYDSACALQDSVPLPAVKANLGQGVLDFCGDRLKLIDWAPILQSLAINKHLHHVAIRSRYQLTSADAVDRYRSSFRKWIPAFRSKDMTFRLCKSLRDCLTVSPSLRSLQLQGLPLRPRDLILLTKGIAKSAALENLSLASCPIGDEGLEAICQSVKYSTSIKTVDFTGCNLTWRGAEHMAAIIKHQAMRRHSVAWAESLRYRKPELDGMSGLRRVTLSCNTLIGDRGAAVLAQELEEDFWVKAVDLQKCGLSNVGAKALLGALKSNTTLAVLDIRRNPLVDNGLIKAVIEKVLLNTEGTASQYSWIKPPSPKDALNPTGQRQTRMPGNVVRGRANVKIGSLRTSVSGGRRSSAPLSSRVGSGEHVPWRAAARANRQRGDPQDFPAPGKHSCQDASTVKITVETESEEAESEEAESLIEAPGLVPQQKITVLHHKRLQVELEECRLRLAEERKARVKADALLTELELENKRLRSINLSLSEALHSQPSGASTLEDEAMLDSIEASFQKFHAFLDLLKDAGLGQLASMAGIDQADFRQLARPSLTSTLGIVGAQKALDRLGLVSSTGELSATSGHPPRSPVVGDFLQHVAPEESSDLRNTWHTFIVEERGKQSVPSSLWPVARLESHDLHGSGSYGNGSCDNRSHKETSSQSNSSKRSESLGCRTSGGKLSRARLPNPNGRPASGSELLDNIHSLGSL, encoded by the exons ATGAAATGTTCAGATTCACCCGAAAA CACCACCATGTTAGATGCGGCACAGACCCGGCGCAGGGGAGCCCTGGACTTCGAGGCTTGCTATGACTCCGCCTGCGCTTTGCAGGACAGCGTCCCGCTTCCAGCTGTCAAGGCAAACCTGGGACAGGGCGTGCTGGACTTCTGCGGGGATCGCCTAAAGCTGATCGACTGGGCGCCCATACTGCAGTCACTGGCCATCAATAAGCACCTGCACCACGTGGCCATCAGAAGTCGCTATCAGCTCACTTCTGCAGACGCTG TAGACAGATACAGGTCATCCTTCAGGAAGTGGATCCCCGCCTTTCGTTCCAAAGACATGACGTTTAGACTGTGCAAGTCTCTCCGGGACTGTCTGACCGTCTCGCCGAGTCTGCGAAGCCTCCAGCTTCAGGGCCTTCCTCTGAGGCCCCGAGATCTCATCCTGCTCACGAAG GGTATAGCAAAAAGTGCAGCTTTGGAAAACCTCTCCCTGGCATCCTGCCCCATAGGTGACGAGGGACTGGAGG CGATATGCCAAAGTGTGAAGTACTCCACCTCAATCAAGACGGTGGATTTCACAGGCTGCAATCTGACCTGGCGAGGAGCAGAACACATGGCCGCCATCATTAAG CACCAGGCCATGAGGCGACATAGTGTGGCTTGGGCAGAGAGTCTGCGCTATAGGAAGCCGGAGCTGGACGGTATGAGTGGGCTCCGCAGGGTCACTCTGAGCTGCAACACCCTGATCGGAGATAGAGGAGCTGCGGTTCTCGCTCAGGAACTAGAAGAAGACTtctgggtcaaag CTGTGGACCTTCAGAAATGTGGTCTTTCCAATGTGGGTGCCAAGGCCCTATTGGGAGCCCTGAAGTCCAACACTACTCTTGCTGTTCTAGATATTCGGAGGAACCCTCTCGTGG ATAATGGCCTCATTAAGGCAGTGATCGAAAAGGTTCTCCTGAACACCGAGGGAACTGCGTCTCAG TACTCGTGGATCAAGCCTCCGTCTCCCAAGGACGCTCTGAATCCCACAGGTCAGAGGCAGACCAGGATGCCAGGAAATGTAGTTCGAGGAAGAGCAAATGTTAAAATAG GCTCGCTGAGGACATCCGTGAGCGGTGGGAGGAGATCCAGCGCCCCCCTCTCATCACGTGTAGGTTCAGGCGAGCACGTCCCTTGGCGCGCAGCTGCACGGGCCAATCGACAGCG GGGGGACCCTCAGGACTTCCCTGCTCCAGGGAAACATTCCTGCCag gatGCCAGCACCGTGAAAATTACCGTGGAAACAGAGTCTGAAGAAGCAGAATCGGAGGAAGCAGAGAGTTTGATAGAAGCCCCTGGTTTGGTCCCCCAGCAGAAGATCACAGTGCTCCACCATAAAAGACTGCAG gtggagctggaggagtgtCGGCTTCGATTGGCAGAGGAACGGAAAGCGAGAGTCAAAGCGGATGCCCTCCTCACTGAG CTGGAGCTGGAGAACAAGCGGCTGAGGAGCATTAACCTGTCCCTGTCGGAGGCCCTACACTCCCAGCCCTCGGGGGCCAGCACCCTGGAGGACGAAGCAATGCTGGACAGCATTGAGGCGTCCTTCCAGAAGTTCCATGCCTTCCTGGACCTGCTGAAGGACGCTGG GCTTGGACAGCTGGCCTCCATGGCAGGGATTGACCAGGCGGATTTTAGGCAGCTGGCCAGACCCAGTCTCACCTCCACACTGGGGATAGTGGGTGCGCAAAAGGCACTGGACCGCCTCGGTTTAGTGTCCTCA ACAGGAGAGCTGTCCGCCACGTCAGGACACCCGCCCAGAAGCCCTGTTGTGGGGGACTTCCTGCAGCATGTAGCCCCTGAGGAATCCAGTGACCTGAGGAACACCTGGCACACTTTCATCGTGGAGGAGCGAGGGAAACAGAGTGTTCCATCTTCCCTCTGGCCCGTAGCCCGACTGGAGTCACATGACTTGCATGGCAGCGGCTCATATGGTAACGGTTCCTGTGACAACAGATCCCACAAGGAAACTTCCAGCCAATCGAACTCCAGCAAGAGAAGTGAATCTCTGGGTTGTAGGACTTCTGGAGGGAAGCTGTCCAGGGCCCGCCTGCCTAACCCTAATGGGAGGCCGGCGTCTGGATCTGAGCTCCTGGACAACATCCACTCTCTTGGAAGCTTGTGA